GGACGCCGCCTCGCAGCTGGGTACCGCCGCCGCGACCGCGCTGGTGCCCCTGCTCGCCGCGACCACCCTCGGCGCCACTCCGCTGCAGATGGGACTGCTCACGGCGGCGGAGACCGTGGCGTTACTGGTCATCGGCCTGCCCGCCGGTGCCTGGATCGACCGGACCCGCCGCCGCCGCGCGGTACTCGTCGGCGCCGACCTCGTCCGGGCTCTGCTGTTCTTCGGGCTTCCGGTCGCGGGCTGGACCGGTGTGCTGGACTTCGGGCAGCTGCTCGTCACGGCGGTTCTCGTCGGCGTCGCGACCGTGTTCTTCGACGCCGCCTACCAGGCGTACCTGCCGGTGGTGATCGGGCTGGAGAACCTGGAAACCGGCTACGCGCGCCTGCAGATCACCCTGTCGGTCGCCGCGGCCGCCGGGCCCGGCATCGGTGGCGTGCTCACTCGCGTGATCGGTGCCGCCTCCGGGCTGCTGCTCACCGGGGCGGGCTACCTGGCTTCGGCCGCGCTCCTGTCGCGCGTCCGGGCCGTCGTGCCGCCGATACCACCGCGGCCGCGGGAGGTGCGGCTACGCACCGAGATCGCCGAGGGTCTCCGCTACATCGCCGGCCACCGCCAGCTCCGCCTCCTGGCCGTCGCGAGTTCCGTCGCCGCCTTCTTCACCGCGGGCTTCATGTCCATGGAAGTCCTGTTCTTCACGCACGACCTGCACCTGGACGCGGCGGGCGCGGGCGTGCTGCTGGCCCTGTCGGGCGTGGGCAGCGTCATCGGCGCCGCGACGACCGGCCGCTGGACCCGCCGCCTCGGGGCGGCTCGCGCCAACTGGCTGGTGCCGGTGCTGACGTGGCCACCCCACCTGCTGCTCCCGCTCGCCCAGCCGGGCCCGATCGGATTGGTCCTGGCGGCAACGGGAATCGTCATCCACGCCGCCGGCGGTACGACCTACAACGTGATCGTGATGACCCGCCGCCAGCACCTGACACCGGACGCACTGCGCGGCCGCGTCCACACGAGCATGCGCGTGCTCATCTGGGGAACCATGCCACTCGGCGCGCTGGCCGCGGGAGTCTTCGCCGAGTCAGTGGGTACGCGCGCGACCCTGACCATCGCCGTCGCCGGAATCCTCATCGCGATCGTGCCCGCGGCCCGGTCCGCCCGCGACCACGTTGCCCCTTGATCAAAGGGGAGCGGTAGCCGTGACCTGGGCACTAAAGCGCCACTAAAGACTTCCTACGGCTCAACCGGCCACCTTTCTCGCGGGCCGCTGTCGCTGGGCAGCGCCGACGAGCCAACCGGGTGATGCGGTTGGCATCCAGAAAGGGGAGAGCATGAAACGCGGTCTGATTCGTGCCGTCACCGCTGTCACCATGGCCGTTGCCGCGGCTGTCGGTTTCGTGGTTCCGGCGACAGCGGCGACTTCCGGGAGAGTCTCGCCGGCCGGTGCCGTCGCCAACGGCACCTACCGGTGGGCCAACGCCAACAGCGGGCTGTGCCTGGCCTACGCCGTGGACAAGCGGGGCGCGAACCGCCAGGAGGGCTGCGACGGCAGTGACTACACCATCTACTGGGACGCCGTGAACGTCGGCGGCGACAACTACCGGCTCATCAACGAGCACAACGGCCAGTGCCTGTCCATCTGGCGCGGCGACACCGGCGACAACGCCCAGGTCGGCATCTACGCCTGCGTCGACACCCCCGCGGAGATCTTCACCCTCGTACCGGCGACCTCGCCGGCGTTCGCGGGTGCCTACCAGTTCGTGAACGTCAACAGCGGCAAGTGCGTGGCGGTCGGCGGCGCCCGGACGAACTACGGTGCCTGGGTCATCCAGTGGACCTGCGCGCAGAGCGGCGAGTTCATGTGGCGCCCGTACAGCTAGCGTTCCGCACCGGGGATCCGGTCGACGCGTGAGGCGAGGATCTCGCGAGCGTACGTGGTCCACCACGGACGGCGCGGGATCCTCGTTCCGGACCGGGGTTTACCGGGAACCCTCACCGGCGTGCTCGTCGAGGCTTTCCAGCCGCCGCTGGACCTGGGCGGCGTCGGAGTCGCGTCCGTGCGCCTCGTACAGCTCCGCCGCTTCCCGCCAGACCACCCGGGCCAGTTCGTGCCGGCCGAGGGCGACGTACGGGTGGCCGAGCCGGTCGAGGGTCGCGGCGGACTCGTACGTGTTGCCCAGCCGGCGGAAGAGCGTGAGCGCCTGCCGGTAGTGGTCGATGGCCCGGTCGTGGTGGCCGGTGTGGTGGTCGATGTAGCCGAGACTGTCCAGCGTGTCCGCCTCGCCGCTGGGGTTGTCGTGCCGGCGGTGCAGGGTCAGCGCGGCCTGGCAGTGCGCGCGGGCGGTGTCGTAGTCACCGAGCCGGGAGGCGTGCCAGCCCACCCCGTTGAGCGCGTTGGCTTCCCAGGCCGGCCGGTCGAGGGCGCGGCACAGTTCCAGCGCACGGGTGGCGTGCTCCAGGGCCCGGCTGTTGTCCTCCCGCCGCTCCCAGGCCCGGGCGAGCTGGTGGTGGGCGAGAGCCTGCTCGGCGGTGTCGCGGTCGCGCTCCGCCAAGGCGAGGGACTGGTGCAGGTGCCGGCTCGCGTCTTCGTGACGGTCCAGTTCGCCCTGGGCGCGTCCGAGGTAGCGGTGCGCGCGGGCGGCGGCGAGGTCGGGCAGGTGCGCGGCGACGTCCACCGCGGCCCGCCACGCGGAAAGATCGTCCTGACGGTGTCCGCGCCGGGCGTGGAAGGTGGTCAGGACCCAGGCCAGCTGCCAGACCCGGGCGTCCCAGCCGTGGTCGAGGGCGGCTCGCTGGGCGGCCACCAGGTTGGCGTGCTCGGTCTCGAACCAGGACATCGCCGCCGCCATGTCCGGCAGTTCGTGAGGGTTCGCGTCGGGGGCACGTGCCTCGAGCAGGACAGCCGGGCGACGGGAATCCACCAGCCGGTCGGCCGCGTGGGCGGTGTGGAGGTAGAAATCGAGCACGCGCCGCAGCGCCGTTTCCCGTTCGGCCGGGTCGTGCCGCTGGGTGGCGTATTCGGTGGCGTACAGGCGGACCAGGTCGTGCATCCGGTACCGGCCCGGTGTGTGCTGCTGGAGCAGGCACGCGTTCTCCAGCTCGTTGAGCAGCGCCCGGGTCGCGCCGGACGGCCGGCCCAGCAAGCCGGCGGCGGCGGGCAGGCCGATGTCGGGGCCCGGTGCCAGGCTCAGCAGGCCGAACGCGACCCCGGCCGCGTCGGACAACGCGTGGTGGGACCAGGACAGGACGGTGCGCAGGGTGACCCGCGGATCGCCCGGGTCCAGGGCGTCCAGGCGACCGGACCGGTCGCGCAGCTCGTCCGCGAGGACGGCCAAGGGAAAGCCGGGGTGGCGGGTGGCGCGGGCGGCCACGATGCCCAGCGCCAACGGCAGGCCCGCACAGCAGGCCACCAGCTCGTCGACCGCCTCGGGTTCGGCGGCGACCCGGTCGTGGCCGAGGTGGCGGGTGAGCAGGTCACGGGCCTCGCGCTCGGAGACGACGTCGAGGTCGACGCAGTGCGCGCCGTGGGCGGTGACGAGCCCGCCGAGGTGGCGACGGCTGGTGACCAGCACCGTGCAGGTGGGACTGCCCGGCAACAGCGGGCTGACCTGGTCCGTGTCGCGGGCGTTGTCCAGCACGATCACCATGCGCTTGCCGGCCACCAGGCTGCGGTACAGCCGCACTTGGGCGTCCGGGTCGACCGGGATCGTGGCCGGGTCAACGCCGAGGCTGTCCAGGAAGCCGCGCACCGCCGTGACCAGGGGAACCGGTTGCCCGGCGGGGTCGAAGCCGCGCAGGTCGACGTGCAGCTGCCCGTCCGGGAACCGGTGGAGGCGGGTGTGGGCCCAGTGCAGCGCCAGCCAGGTCTTGCCGATCCCGCCGGTGCCGCCGATCGCGGAGATCATCACCGTGCCGCCCGTGTCCGGCTGTTCGGTCAGGATGGCGTCCAGCCGGGCCAGTTCGGCGGCGCGGCCGGTGAACAGCCGGGGTGGGGCAGGCAGCTGCCGCGGCACCGGCGTGGCCGGCGGCTCGGTGCGCGCCGCCGGCCCGGCCAGGTCGGGAGCGGCGTGGAGGATGCGCTGGTACAGCTGCCGCAGTGGTGGGCTCGGGGACACGCCGAGTTCGTCGGCGAGATCGCGGCGGAGCTGCTCGTACCGTGCCAGCGCGTCGGCTTGGCGGCCGCCGCGGTAGAGCGCGAGCAGGTACTGGCCGGCCAGGCGTTCGTCCAGCGGATGACGCTCCACGCGGTCGGCCAGCTCGGCGAGCAAGCCGGCGTGCTGCCCCAGGCGCAGCCGGATGTCGGTGAGATCGAGCTCGACCGCGTGGCGCTGCTGCAGGAGCGTGGTGCGCACCGAACCGACCCAGTCCGTGTCCGTCACACCCGCGAGAGGATCTCCCCGCCACAGCCCGAGCGCCCGGGTGAACGAGTCGACGGCGCGGTCGTCCTGCCGGCCGGCGCGGGCCTGCTCGCAGAGAGCCCGGAACCGGTGCAGGTCGACGAGTTGCGGATCGACGACGAGCCGGTAACCGGCCGGGTGTGTCGTGACGGCGACGCCGGGCACGGCGGCGAGTGCCTTGCGCACCAGGGCAATGCGCTGGTGGACCGCGCCGCGCGGGTGCCGGGGCAGGCGATGCGGGCGCCAGGCCCGATCGAGCAGCTGATCGACCGACACGACGTGGTTGGCCTCGACCAGCAGCACCCCCAGCAGACCGCGCAGCTGGGCGAAGCCGATGGTGACCGGAGTGCCGTCGACGGCGGCCTCGACTTCGCCGAGCAAGCGGAATTCCACCGTCACACGAGCCCCCCACCGAAGCCACCACCCGACTCGATTCGCCGCAGATATACCTATCCGTCCGAGCCGGTCGGCACAACCAACGACCGGGCGAACGTCGTGCCCGGGTGTCCCCGGTCCGGGTATCCCGGCTGACCATGTGCGGAGCCTCGGATTGCGCTGATCCCCGGCGCGGTTCCCGGGGTCAGGCCGGGCGCAGCCGGTCGCGCAGACCGGCGGCGAGCCCGGTGACCGTCGCAGGTCGACGAGTCCGCCGCCGTACTCGACCAACCGGGGGCGGCGAGCCCCGCCGAGCGTGCCGACCGTCCTCATTGGACGCCCGCTGACCGGCCTCATCCTCAACCGGGTCGCCGGCGGCCCCGCGGACTGGCGGT
This window of the Amycolatopsis balhimycina FH 1894 genome carries:
- a CDS encoding MFS transporter, with the protein product MTGASPEASTSAGLRGHRAFRFLWTADAASQLGTAAATALVPLLAATTLGATPLQMGLLTAAETVALLVIGLPAGAWIDRTRRRRAVLVGADLVRALLFFGLPVAGWTGVLDFGQLLVTAVLVGVATVFFDAAYQAYLPVVIGLENLETGYARLQITLSVAAAAGPGIGGVLTRVIGAASGLLLTGAGYLASAALLSRVRAVVPPIPPRPREVRLRTEIAEGLRYIAGHRQLRLLAVASSVAAFFTAGFMSMEVLFFTHDLHLDAAGAGVLLALSGVGSVIGAATTGRWTRRLGAARANWLVPVLTWPPHLLLPLAQPGPIGLVLAATGIVIHAAGGTTYNVIVMTRRQHLTPDALRGRVHTSMRVLIWGTMPLGALAAGVFAESVGTRATLTIAVAGILIAIVPAARSARDHVAP
- a CDS encoding RICIN domain-containing protein, with product MKRGLIRAVTAVTMAVAAAVGFVVPATAATSGRVSPAGAVANGTYRWANANSGLCLAYAVDKRGANRQEGCDGSDYTIYWDAVNVGGDNYRLINEHNGQCLSIWRGDTGDNAQVGIYACVDTPAEIFTLVPATSPAFAGAYQFVNVNSGKCVAVGGARTNYGAWVIQWTCAQSGEFMWRPYS
- a CDS encoding AfsR/SARP family transcriptional regulator — its product is MTVEFRLLGEVEAAVDGTPVTIGFAQLRGLLGVLLVEANHVVSVDQLLDRAWRPHRLPRHPRGAVHQRIALVRKALAAVPGVAVTTHPAGYRLVVDPQLVDLHRFRALCEQARAGRQDDRAVDSFTRALGLWRGDPLAGVTDTDWVGSVRTTLLQQRHAVELDLTDIRLRLGQHAGLLAELADRVERHPLDERLAGQYLLALYRGGRQADALARYEQLRRDLADELGVSPSPPLRQLYQRILHAAPDLAGPAARTEPPATPVPRQLPAPPRLFTGRAAELARLDAILTEQPDTGGTVMISAIGGTGGIGKTWLALHWAHTRLHRFPDGQLHVDLRGFDPAGQPVPLVTAVRGFLDSLGVDPATIPVDPDAQVRLYRSLVAGKRMVIVLDNARDTDQVSPLLPGSPTCTVLVTSRRHLGGLVTAHGAHCVDLDVVSEREARDLLTRHLGHDRVAAEPEAVDELVACCAGLPLALGIVAARATRHPGFPLAVLADELRDRSGRLDALDPGDPRVTLRTVLSWSHHALSDAAGVAFGLLSLAPGPDIGLPAAAGLLGRPSGATRALLNELENACLLQQHTPGRYRMHDLVRLYATEYATQRHDPAERETALRRVLDFYLHTAHAADRLVDSRRPAVLLEARAPDANPHELPDMAAAMSWFETEHANLVAAQRAALDHGWDARVWQLAWVLTTFHARRGHRQDDLSAWRAAVDVAAHLPDLAAARAHRYLGRAQGELDRHEDASRHLHQSLALAERDRDTAEQALAHHQLARAWERREDNSRALEHATRALELCRALDRPAWEANALNGVGWHASRLGDYDTARAHCQAALTLHRRHDNPSGEADTLDSLGYIDHHTGHHDRAIDHYRQALTLFRRLGNTYESAATLDRLGHPYVALGRHELARVVWREAAELYEAHGRDSDAAQVQRRLESLDEHAGEGSR